The following proteins are encoded in a genomic region of Syntrophotaleaceae bacterium:
- a CDS encoding NAD(P)H-dependent oxidoreductase subunit E codes for METDHGIADIIASHSRDVNDLVPILQEVQRSLGYVSRDSQRMIARELNLPPSRVHGIVSFYNFFQENPPGRHQIRVCMGTACYVRGAGKLIEKIKAEYGIDPGETSTDRRFSLEEVRCVGCCAIGPVMTVDGDVYGSLSSETIPSVLEKYK; via the coding sequence ATGGAAACGGATCACGGTATAGCCGACATTATTGCCAGCCACAGCAGAGACGTCAATGATCTGGTCCCGATTCTTCAGGAGGTTCAGCGCAGCCTGGGATATGTTTCCCGGGATTCGCAGAGAATGATCGCCCGCGAGTTGAATCTTCCGCCAAGCAGAGTTCACGGCATTGTCAGTTTCTATAACTTTTTCCAGGAAAACCCTCCCGGAAGGCACCAGATCCGCGTCTGCATGGGCACCGCCTGCTATGTGCGGGGGGCCGGGAAGCTGATCGAAAAAATCAAGGCCGAATACGGCATCGATCCGGGCGAAACCAGTACCGATCGAAGGTTTTCCCTCGAGGAGGTCAGGTGTGTTGGCTGTTGCGCCATCGGTCCGGTGATGACCGTCGACGGCGATGTCTATGGCAGCTTGTCCTCCGAAACAATCCCCTCCGTGCTTGAAAAATACAAATAG
- a CDS encoding BtpA/SgcQ family protein, which yields MVIGAAFPSLEDLLPLTDGAIVGSFFKCDGVLKNPVDTSRVKKFMQAARAVRQGA from the coding sequence CTGGTCATCGGAGCGGCCTTTCCCTCGCTGGAAGACCTGTTGCCCTTGACGGACGGGGCAATCGTCGGCAGCTTTTTCAAATGCGACGGGGTGCTGAAGAACCCGGTCGACACCTCCCGGGTCAAAAAATTCATGCAGGCGGCCAGGGCTGTCAGACAGGGTGCTTGA
- a CDS encoding sigma-54 dependent transcriptional regulator, translating to MKEKILIIDDDPSFRRVLGYNLQEEGYEVHAAVSGAEGLREFDEHQPPLVITDLKMPGIDGFRVLREIKERSPDTIIIIMTAFGAVDTAVEAMKLGAYDYITKPFNRDELKLVVRKAIEVSNLSRENRQLKDRLTEKIDFENIVGISPAMERVFNIVRKVADTEATILITGESGTGKELVARAIHLLSSRKAAVFTPINCAAIPRDLLESELFGHVKGAFTGATADKTGKFKQADGGTLFLDEVGELSLDLQPKLLRALQERIVEPVGSTKSIPVDVRVVAATNLDMEEAMKNGNFRDDLYYRLSVIPIHIPPLRERKEDIPLLLKHFAMKHSREDVEFDREAIAALTDYPWPGNVRELENTVQRLIIMRETETIRRADLPEKILCGTKGSKNKVVNIPVEGYPLEQLEKEVVIEALERKGWNRTSAAEFLKIPRHILLYRMEKYGITPPGKE from the coding sequence ATGAAAGAAAAAATCCTGATAATCGATGATGATCCTTCCTTCCGTCGGGTTCTGGGGTACAACCTCCAGGAGGAAGGATACGAAGTCCATGCAGCGGTCTCTGGAGCCGAAGGCTTGCGGGAGTTTGACGAACACCAACCGCCCCTCGTCATCACCGACCTGAAGATGCCGGGTATCGACGGTTTCCGTGTGCTGCGGGAGATCAAGGAACGCTCGCCCGACACGATCATTATCATCATGACCGCTTTCGGCGCCGTCGACACCGCCGTCGAGGCGATGAAGCTGGGAGCCTACGACTACATCACCAAACCCTTCAACCGGGACGAATTGAAACTGGTGGTGCGCAAGGCCATCGAGGTTTCCAACCTGTCCCGGGAAAACCGCCAGCTCAAGGATCGGCTGACGGAAAAGATCGATTTCGAGAATATCGTTGGCATTTCCCCGGCGATGGAGAGAGTTTTCAATATCGTGCGGAAGGTTGCCGACACGGAGGCGACCATTCTGATCACCGGTGAATCCGGAACCGGCAAGGAACTGGTGGCCAGAGCGATTCACCTGTTGAGTTCCCGCAAGGCGGCGGTATTCACTCCCATCAACTGCGCGGCAATCCCCAGGGATCTTCTCGAAAGCGAGCTTTTCGGCCATGTCAAAGGCGCTTTCACCGGAGCAACCGCAGACAAGACAGGAAAATTCAAGCAGGCAGACGGCGGCACCCTCTTTCTCGACGAGGTGGGAGAGCTTTCTCTCGATCTGCAGCCCAAACTTCTGCGCGCCCTGCAGGAAAGGATCGTGGAGCCGGTCGGAAGTACCAAATCGATCCCTGTGGACGTTCGGGTGGTGGCGGCCACCAATCTCGACATGGAAGAGGCGATGAAAAACGGAAATTTCCGCGATGACCTCTATTACCGGCTTTCCGTCATCCCCATACATATTCCGCCCCTGCGGGAGCGGAAGGAAGATATTCCGTTGCTGCTCAAACACTTTGCCATGAAACACAGCAGGGAAGACGTCGAGTTCGACCGGGAGGCCATCGCTGCCCTCACGGATTATCCCTGGCCGGGAAACGTCCGGGAACTTGAGAATACGGTTCAACGGCTGATCATCATGCGGGAAACTGAGACCATTCGCCGCGCCGACCTGCCGGAGAAGATCCTGTGCGGGACAAAAGGCTCGAAAAACAAGGTTGTCAATATCCCGGTCGAAGGCTATCCGTTGGAGCAATTGGAGAAGGAGGTGGTGATCGAAGCTTTGGAGCGCAAAGGATGGAACCGGACGAGTGCCGCTGAATTCCTGAAAATCCCGCGGCATATTCTGCTCTACCGGATGGAAAAGTACGGCATCACTCCACCGGGAAAAGAGTGA
- a CDS encoding ATP-binding protein: MNQSAGCPIDKEPPFQSAAKDDLSSSMEGIGQHLPQGRRLFVLVFFIAGITLLHYLTPLDLPKPHCVYQRLYYLPLILAAFWYGFRGGMLCAFIVTVAYLPFLLYPKSTWAALTLEQYLEILLYYVVGGVTGFLSQRERMQAYRLRQTALGLEQSYEKLSRQSERISNMEGQLRKCERLSTIGELSAVLAHEIRNPLGSIQGTAEILKDDFQPGDRKYEFLEIMVRESKRLNRVVEDFLRLARPQPVLMGCCDLAEELHNVISLLTCEAKKRKVAFECRIDPMPTIAGDPERLRQAFLNIVLNGLQASPEGGAVTITMRREEPAPGGTAWVELVFSDTGPGIPIEARDKIFEPFFTTKEGGTGLGLVTTRKIIEAHGGSITVENSPTQGAAFHIRLPGKGCEK; encoded by the coding sequence GTGAACCAATCCGCCGGTTGTCCGATAGACAAAGAGCCGCCTTTTCAGTCTGCGGCAAAAGATGACCTGTCTTCCAGCATGGAAGGCATCGGGCAGCATCTTCCTCAGGGGAGACGGCTTTTTGTACTGGTGTTTTTCATCGCCGGAATCACCCTGCTCCATTATCTAACGCCCCTTGACCTTCCCAAACCCCACTGCGTCTATCAGAGGCTCTACTACCTTCCGCTGATCCTTGCTGCCTTCTGGTATGGGTTTCGGGGTGGAATGCTCTGTGCGTTCATCGTGACCGTCGCCTACCTGCCCTTTCTTCTCTATCCCAAATCGACATGGGCTGCCTTGACCCTGGAACAGTACCTGGAAATTCTTCTCTACTACGTCGTCGGCGGCGTCACCGGGTTTCTGTCCCAGAGAGAACGGATGCAGGCCTACCGGCTGCGGCAGACGGCCTTGGGCCTGGAACAGTCCTATGAAAAGCTGAGCCGTCAGTCGGAGCGCATCAGCAATATGGAGGGTCAGCTGCGCAAATGCGAACGGCTTTCCACCATCGGAGAGCTCTCCGCCGTTCTCGCCCATGAAATTCGCAATCCCCTGGGTTCCATCCAGGGGACGGCGGAAATTCTCAAGGACGATTTCCAGCCGGGGGACAGAAAATACGAGTTCCTGGAAATCATGGTGCGGGAATCGAAACGGCTCAACAGGGTGGTGGAGGATTTCCTGCGCCTGGCGCGGCCGCAACCGGTTCTGATGGGGTGTTGCGACCTCGCCGAGGAGCTGCACAATGTCATTTCCCTGTTAACCTGCGAAGCCAAAAAGAGGAAGGTCGCCTTTGAGTGCAGAATCGATCCCATGCCCACCATAGCCGGAGATCCGGAACGGCTGCGCCAGGCATTCCTGAACATCGTTCTCAACGGCCTGCAGGCCTCCCCGGAAGGCGGCGCAGTGACCATCACCATGAGACGGGAAGAGCCCGCGCCCGGCGGAACGGCCTGGGTGGAACTGGTCTTTTCGGATACGGGGCCGGGCATTCCCATCGAGGCGAGGGACAAAATTTTCGAACCCTTCTTCACCACCAAGGAAGGCGGAACCGGGCTGGGCCTGGTGACCACCCGCAAAATCATCGAGGCCCACGGCGGCAGCATCACGGTGGAGAATTCACCGACCCAGGGAGCTGCCTTCCATATCCGTCTGCCGGGCAAGGGTTGTGAAAAATGA
- the htpX gene encoding protease HtpX: MKRVLLFLVTNLAIIMVLGVVLSLLGVDRILDEQGVGLDLYNLLIFAAVFGFGGSFLSLALSKWTAKRLTGARVIETPASHTEAWLVNVVQRQAQQAGIGMPEVAIYNSPTVNAFATGMRRNRAMVAVSSGLLQNMNEAEAEAVLAHEVSHVANGDMVTLALIQGVVNTFVIVLSRVVGYLVDRIVFKTERGHGPAFFVTAFLAQMVFGILATIVVLYFSRRREFRADAGSASLAGREKMIAALQRLQGTPTAPLPDQMAAFGISGTRARGIRRLFMTHPPLEERIAALREQR, from the coding sequence ATGAAGCGCGTTCTGCTGTTTCTCGTGACCAACCTGGCCATCATCATGGTGCTCGGCGTCGTGCTGAGCCTGCTGGGGGTCGACCGTATTCTGGACGAGCAGGGGGTCGGGCTCGATCTGTACAATCTTTTGATCTTTGCGGCCGTTTTCGGATTCGGCGGCTCCTTCCTGTCGCTGGCCCTGTCCAAATGGACCGCCAAGCGCCTGACCGGCGCCCGGGTCATCGAGACCCCGGCCAGTCATACCGAAGCCTGGCTGGTCAATGTCGTACAGCGCCAGGCCCAACAGGCCGGCATCGGCATGCCGGAAGTCGCCATCTACAATTCACCAACCGTCAATGCCTTCGCCACCGGAATGCGTCGCAACCGGGCGATGGTGGCGGTCAGCAGCGGTTTGCTGCAAAACATGAATGAAGCGGAGGCTGAAGCCGTGCTCGCCCACGAGGTCAGCCATGTGGCGAATGGCGACATGGTCACCCTGGCCCTGATTCAGGGGGTGGTCAACACCTTCGTTATCGTGCTCTCGCGGGTGGTGGGATATCTGGTCGACCGCATCGTGTTCAAGACCGAGCGTGGCCATGGACCGGCGTTTTTCGTCACGGCTTTCCTGGCCCAGATGGTGTTCGGCATCCTCGCTACTATCGTCGTGCTCTATTTCAGCCGCAGAAGGGAATTTCGTGCCGATGCCGGCAGCGCCTCCCTTGCCGGCCGGGAGAAGATGATCGCTGCCTTGCAGCGCCTGCAGGGTACGCCCACCGCTCCCCTGCCGGACCAGATGGCGGCTTTCGGGATTTCGGGAACCAGGGCGCGGGGAATCCGCCGTCTGTTCATGACCCATCCGCCCCTTGAAGAGCGGATAGCCGCTTTACGGGAACAGAGGTGA
- the gspN gene encoding type II secretion system protein GspN, with translation MKNRMDNILARIPRNWTLPTEGKGYTILLTALLLTSFLLGIIWFFPTDPLKYRIENELAAQYGADVRIAELDFVFPLQMQFSNIRAEMPGLFTDLKIDSLRVKPVWSSLLFGRRAFSFSGRLNQGTAEGSVGADGKLALNLQQVRFSFPLSESGSLVLGGVAGDVRLEGTYPFPAEGESIVSAQFENLELTGLQSLGLGPEILQLGQFQMEGKGQGTILQVERLGLTGGAILVDGKGSIVFRQPVETSNLRLTATLKADSQLREIGELLALTQKPAADGSYQFRLIGTFDQPLLR, from the coding sequence ATGAAAAACCGAATGGACAATATTCTGGCGAGAATCCCGCGGAACTGGACCCTGCCGACGGAAGGAAAAGGTTACACTATTCTGCTGACGGCGCTCCTGCTGACCTCGTTCCTTCTCGGTATCATCTGGTTTTTCCCGACGGATCCCTTGAAGTATCGGATCGAGAATGAGCTGGCCGCTCAGTACGGTGCCGATGTCCGGATTGCCGAGTTGGATTTCGTATTCCCGCTGCAGATGCAGTTCAGCAACATTCGGGCGGAAATGCCCGGGCTTTTCACGGACCTCAAGATCGACTCCCTGCGGGTGAAGCCGGTGTGGAGCAGTCTTCTTTTTGGAAGAAGGGCATTTTCCTTTTCCGGGCGGCTGAATCAGGGAACGGCGGAAGGATCGGTGGGGGCCGACGGCAAGCTGGCCCTCAACCTGCAGCAGGTCCGGTTTTCCTTCCCCCTCAGCGAAAGCGGCTCCCTGGTTCTGGGAGGCGTTGCCGGGGACGTCCGGCTGGAGGGAACCTACCCCTTTCCGGCCGAAGGGGAATCGATAGTCAGCGCGCAATTTGAAAATCTGGAATTGACCGGCCTTCAGTCCCTCGGCCTCGGGCCCGAGATTCTGCAACTCGGCCAGTTTCAGATGGAAGGAAAAGGTCAGGGAACTATTCTGCAGGTGGAGCGGTTGGGTCTTACCGGGGGGGCCATTCTGGTCGATGGCAAGGGCTCGATAGTTTTTCGGCAACCGGTGGAAACCAGCAACCTGCGCCTGACGGCCACTCTCAAAGCGGATTCCCAGTTGCGGGAGATCGGGGAACTGCTCGCCCTGACCCAAAAGCCTGCCGCCGACGGCTCCTACCAGTTCCGTCTTATCGGTACCTTCGATCAGCCCCTTCTGCGCTAA
- the gspM gene encoding type II secretion system protein GspM, producing MNKFNRLNMREKILVCLGIAFVFLAILYWGGIAPYKNQMANLDRKIAQRQKQVGEMAVLKAEILDLQERVAAAERKVSQAVNFSLFSFVEQKVQEAAGRENLVFMRPKPATRQGDYEETALEVKLEKISLQQVVRLIYEIEAAEVPLNITTLQIRSRKPNMELLDVTLDISTLRKKA from the coding sequence ATGAACAAGTTCAATCGCCTCAACATGCGGGAGAAAATCCTTGTCTGCTTGGGTATCGCTTTTGTTTTTCTGGCCATCCTGTACTGGGGGGGCATCGCTCCCTACAAAAATCAGATGGCCAATCTCGACCGGAAGATCGCCCAGCGCCAGAAGCAGGTCGGAGAAATGGCCGTTTTGAAAGCCGAGATTCTCGATCTTCAGGAACGCGTGGCGGCGGCCGAGAGGAAGGTATCCCAGGCGGTCAACTTTTCTCTGTTTTCCTTTGTCGAACAGAAGGTCCAGGAAGCTGCCGGCAGGGAAAACCTGGTGTTCATGCGTCCCAAACCGGCGACCCGGCAAGGGGATTACGAGGAGACAGCCCTTGAGGTGAAGCTGGAAAAAATCAGCCTTCAGCAGGTCGTCCGCCTCATTTATGAAATCGAAGCGGCAGAGGTGCCGCTCAACATCACCACGCTGCAGATCCGAAGCCGGAAGCCGAATATGGAGCTTCTGGACGTCACACTGGACATCTCCACGCTGCGGAAAAAAGCATGA
- the gspK gene encoding type II secretion system minor pseudopilin GspK encodes MNPTKKDEKGMVLLPVLVIVVLLTSLIVEFSFATFVQMRLAETFRDGTKAYYLAKGGVQAGRMMLQTDNNGYDSSDEMWGQSWDNLGVADGAVSIRIEDLGGKLDVNRLVTNLGNVNVSLRDKFLRFFEQLEIADGEELTDALIDWMDPDRDPRPFGAEDEYYVREKGYACKNGKLDSLAELAMIRGFSADVIDKIGSNLTLYGSERINVNTAGPEVLMSLSSEMTREAASNIVEYRETNPFKQVTEVKDVPGLQEEIYFSIRPHIDVRSNFYHVNSTAGIGDAGKRIQAVIQKDKNQLLSFKVH; translated from the coding sequence ATGAATCCGACCAAAAAAGACGAAAAGGGGATGGTTCTCCTCCCGGTTCTGGTCATCGTCGTTCTGCTCACGTCGCTGATTGTGGAGTTTTCGTTTGCAACCTTCGTTCAGATGCGTCTGGCGGAAACCTTTCGCGACGGCACCAAGGCTTACTATCTGGCCAAGGGGGGGGTGCAGGCCGGTCGGATGATGCTGCAGACCGATAACAACGGATATGATTCCTCCGACGAGATGTGGGGGCAGTCCTGGGACAACCTGGGGGTAGCGGATGGAGCCGTCTCCATCAGGATCGAGGATCTCGGGGGAAAACTGGACGTCAACCGGCTGGTCACGAATCTGGGGAATGTCAATGTTTCCCTGAGGGACAAATTCCTTCGGTTTTTCGAGCAGCTGGAAATCGCCGACGGTGAAGAGCTGACCGACGCCCTGATCGACTGGATGGACCCCGATCGCGATCCCAGGCCCTTTGGAGCCGAAGATGAATACTATGTGCGGGAAAAAGGCTATGCCTGCAAGAACGGCAAGCTCGATTCATTGGCTGAACTGGCAATGATTCGAGGATTTTCCGCAGATGTCATCGACAAGATCGGGTCGAATCTGACCCTTTATGGCAGCGAAAGAATTAACGTCAATACCGCCGGTCCGGAAGTTCTGATGTCTTTGAGCAGCGAAATGACCCGGGAGGCCGCCTCTAATATTGTCGAATACCGGGAGACAAATCCTTTCAAGCAGGTGACCGAGGTCAAGGACGTCCCCGGCCTGCAGGAGGAGATCTACTTTTCCATCAGGCCGCACATTGACGTGAGGAGCAATTTTTACCATGTCAATTCGACGGCCGGAATAGGCGATGCAGGGAAAAGGATTCAGGCCGTCATTCAGAAAGACAAAAACCAACTCCTATCATTCAAGGTGCATTAG
- the gspL gene encoding type II secretion system protein GspL translates to MAPLFVGVDLSDDCLRVAALDSGHEPLRVQALIEESFSSEEELIALLRRIFAEDLPRARKTVLAVSAGKGFFRRLSFPFADSEKISQAIPFELGSHVPVELSDHLTSFQKPVLQADGQYQVPTAAMPLAVLEGLVEPFEKAGVPLHVLDLAPFAYVAGLDQDLNNCLLVCAGREETIVAQVEDGRIADYRLQPVSTETPIEVIQEFIHIQCLFFRHAGAGQEVPLCLIGSRVGPELIHFLEKQGYRVVDEPFPALDGSAPERKFIPALLMAVGACLGDSRATFNFRQGPLASKNDWASLKKQLVFSGAIAALALVVLITALSINYVSRAGILSQLDRQVRDAYRDTFPNSKLIVDAPLQMQSQLQELEKRAAIFRVSGNLSPLDVLKEISERLKDIPDLEVRTYQYNQDFVRLEGTTKSFEDVNRMSGNLRRSNQFGNVEISEAKMSLDGQNVNFRVQFALKGGPSGS, encoded by the coding sequence ATGGCTCCCCTTTTTGTCGGTGTTGATCTCAGCGATGATTGCCTGAGGGTGGCGGCGCTCGATTCCGGGCACGAACCCCTGCGGGTCCAGGCCCTGATCGAAGAATCCTTTTCCAGCGAAGAGGAACTGATCGCCCTCCTGAGGAGAATTTTTGCGGAAGACCTTCCCCGGGCACGCAAAACGGTCCTGGCGGTTTCCGCCGGCAAAGGGTTTTTCCGGCGGCTCAGTTTCCCCTTTGCCGATTCCGAAAAGATTTCCCAGGCCATCCCCTTTGAACTGGGAAGCCATGTTCCGGTGGAGCTGTCGGACCACCTGACGAGTTTCCAGAAGCCAGTTCTGCAAGCGGACGGCCAGTATCAGGTGCCCACCGCAGCGATGCCCCTGGCTGTTCTGGAGGGTTTGGTCGAGCCTTTCGAGAAGGCGGGGGTGCCTCTGCATGTCCTCGATCTGGCCCCCTTTGCCTATGTCGCAGGCCTGGACCAGGACCTGAACAACTGTCTGCTGGTCTGTGCCGGACGGGAGGAAACGATCGTCGCTCAGGTCGAGGATGGCAGGATTGCCGATTATCGTCTGCAGCCGGTTTCCACAGAGACTCCGATCGAGGTCATTCAGGAATTCATCCATATCCAGTGTCTGTTTTTCCGGCATGCGGGGGCGGGTCAGGAAGTCCCTCTTTGCCTGATCGGATCGCGGGTAGGGCCGGAACTGATCCATTTTCTGGAGAAACAGGGTTACCGGGTGGTTGACGAGCCTTTTCCCGCATTGGACGGTTCGGCCCCGGAAAGGAAATTTATCCCGGCGCTTCTGATGGCAGTCGGGGCCTGCCTGGGAGATTCCCGGGCCACCTTCAACTTCCGCCAGGGTCCCCTGGCCTCCAAAAACGACTGGGCTTCCCTCAAAAAACAGCTGGTTTTCTCCGGTGCCATTGCCGCACTTGCTCTGGTTGTCCTGATTACCGCCCTGAGCATCAATTATGTCTCCAGAGCCGGCATCCTGTCCCAGCTGGACCGGCAGGTGCGGGACGCTTATCGGGACACCTTCCCCAACTCGAAACTGATCGTCGATGCACCCCTGCAGATGCAGAGCCAGTTGCAGGAGCTGGAAAAGAGGGCGGCGATTTTCAGGGTGTCCGGCAACCTGTCGCCTCTCGACGTATTGAAGGAAATTTCGGAACGGCTTAAGGACATACCGGATCTCGAGGTGAGGACTTATCAGTACAATCAGGACTTCGTCCGTCTCGAAGGGACTACCAAATCCTTCGAGGACGTCAATCGGATGAGCGGAAATCTGAGAAGATCCAACCAGTTCGGCAATGTTGAAATATCAGAAGCCAAAATGAGTTTGGACGGTCAGAACGTCAACTTCCGGGTTCAGTTTGCGCTTAAGGGGGGACCGTCGGGATCATGA
- a CDS encoding MarC family protein → MSGFVELFVTFFVQMFIIVDPIVGVPVFLAITPDKSRAERRSMAFRGCLAAFGILVFFLLAGSPLLGRLGITAPAIRICGGGLLFFIGLEMLYGRRSGTETSYREQRLAEKKEDISITPLAVPLLAGPGAITTALIFADKAQSFPHYLALLLALAAVFGATFLFLRQADRFMNLIGPLGSTILARVMGLVLAFLSVQYVIDGIAAVWPGT, encoded by the coding sequence ATGTCGGGATTTGTCGAACTGTTCGTCACTTTTTTTGTTCAGATGTTCATCATCGTCGATCCGATTGTCGGGGTTCCGGTTTTTCTTGCCATCACTCCCGACAAAAGCCGCGCAGAACGTCGCAGTATGGCCTTTCGCGGCTGTCTTGCAGCCTTCGGGATTCTTGTTTTCTTCCTGCTCGCCGGTTCCCCCCTGCTCGGTCGCCTGGGAATCACCGCTCCGGCCATCCGGATCTGCGGTGGAGGGCTTCTGTTCTTCATCGGCCTGGAAATGCTGTACGGGCGCAGGAGCGGGACCGAAACAAGCTACCGCGAACAGCGCCTTGCCGAGAAGAAGGAGGACATCTCCATCACCCCACTCGCCGTCCCTTTGCTGGCCGGACCCGGGGCCATAACCACCGCCCTGATTTTCGCCGACAAGGCGCAGAGCTTTCCCCATTATCTGGCCCTGCTGCTCGCTTTGGCCGCGGTCTTCGGCGCCACGTTTCTTTTTCTGCGTCAGGCCGACCGCTTCATGAACCTTATCGGTCCCCTTGGAAGCACCATTCTCGCCCGGGTCATGGGTCTGGTGCTTGCGTTTCTCTCCGTCCAGTACGTCATCGACGGGATTGCCGCGGTTTGGCCCGGAACCTGA